In the genome of Curtobacterium sp. MCLR17_036, the window CGCGTCGAGAAGTCGGCGTAGCGCGCCGCTGAGTCAGCGGTAGACACCAGCAGAACGACAGAACACCTCGAGATCTCGAGGTGTTCTGTCGTTTCCGTGGTGTTCGCCGGTCGAGCCGCCGCCTACTCGAGCCCGCGGCGCCGCAGCAGCGGACCGACCTCGGCATCGCGGCCGCGGAAGTCCCGGTAGGCCTCGAGCGGGTCCTTCGCCCCACCGACACCGAGCAGGCGTTCCGCGAAGCGGCGACCGGCCTCGCGGTCGAGCCCACCGTTGTCGCGGAACCACTCGACCGTGTCCGCGTCGAGCACCTCGGACCAGATGTACCCGTAGTACCCGGCGTCGTACCCGCCGGAGAACGTGTGCGCGAAGTAGGTCGACGAGTACCGCGGCGGGACTGCGGCGACGGCGATGCCGGCGTCGGCGAGTGCCTGGCGCTCGAACGCCTCGACGTCCGTGACCGCGGCGGCCTCGGCGGCGGACAGCCGGTGCCACGCCTGGTCGAGCAACGCCGCCGCGAGGTACTCGGTCGTGCCGAAGCCCTCGTTGAAGCCCTCGGACTCGCTGAGGCCCAGGACGAGCTCGGGCGGCAGCGGCGCCCCGGTCTCGTGGTGCTTGGCGTAGTTCGCCAGGACCGACGGCCACGACACCCACATCTCGTTCACCTGGCTCGGGAACTCGACGAAGTCGCGCTCGACGTTCGTGCCGGAGAAGCGCGGGTAGGTCGTGCGGGCGAGGAGTCCGTGCAGCGCGTGGCCGAACTCGTGGAACAGCGTCTCGACCTCGTCCTGGATGAGCAGCGTCGGCGACCCGGCGGCCGGCTTCGCGACGTTGAGGTTGTTCACCACCACCGGCAGGGTCCCGAGCAGCTCGGACTGCTCGACGACGGGGTTCATCCACGCGCCGCCCCGCTTGCCGTCCCGCGTGTACAGGTCGAGCAGGTACAGGCCGACGGGCTCGCCGCCGTCGCCGGTCACCTCGAACACCCGGACCTCGTCGTTGTACCCGCGCAGGTCGGGGCGCTCGGCGAACGAGAGCCCGTACAGGGCACCGGCGGCGTGGAAGACGCCGTCGTGCAGGACCCGGTCCGCCTCGAAGTACGGTCGCAGCGCCGAGCTGTCGGCCGCGAACTGCTCGCCGCGCAGGATCTCGGTCGCGTACGACCAGTCCCACGACTCGATCTCGAAGCCGACGGTCTTGGACCGGACGGCGCGCTCGTCGTCGGCGTTCCGGGCTGCGGCGTCGACGAGCGAGGACAGCAGGCCGTCGACGGCTTCCGGGGTCCCTGCGGTCTCGTCCGCGGTCACCACGGCGGCGTGGTTCGGGAACCCGAGCAGTTCGGCACGTTCGGCCCGGAGTCGGACGATGCGGAGCAGGACCTCGCGGTTGTCGTGCGCGTTGCCACGACGGCCACGGGCGAGCGAGGCGCGCATGATCCGCTCGCGCAGGCCGCGGTCGGCCAGCGATGCGAGCCACGGGTGCCCGGTGTAGAGCGGGAGCGTGATGAGCCAGCCGTCGAGGCCACGATCGGCAGCGGCGCCGGCGGCGGCCGACTTCGCGCCGTCGTCGAGACCGTCGAGCTCCTGCTCGTCGGTGACGTGCACGGCGGAGTCGTTCGTGTCCTCGAGCAGGTTGCGCTCGAACGTCGTGGTGAGGGTGGAGAGCTCCTGGTTGATCGCCGTCAGCCGCTCCTTGCCGACCTCGTCGAGCCCGGCGCCGGCCAGGGTCATCTCGGCGTGGGTGCGCTGCACGAGGCGCAGGGCCTCACCGGTCAGCCCGGCGGCCTCGGCGCCGTCGAGGACCTCCTGCACGCGGGCGTAGAGCCGGGAGTCGAGCGTGATCGCGTCGCGGTGTGCGGCAAGCAGTGGCGAGACCTCGGCCTCGAGGTCGTGCAGCTCGGGCGTCGAGTCCGCCGACGACAGCGTGAAGAACACGTGGCTGACGCGGGCGAGCAGCTGGCCGGACCGCTCGAGTGCGACGAGCGTGTTCTCGATGGTCGGCGGGTGCGGGTCGGTGGCGATGGCCTCGACCTCGGCGCGCTGCTCGGCCATGCCGGCGTCGAAGGCCGGCTGGAAGTGCTCGAGCCGGACGTCGCCGAAGGGCGGGAGGGCGTAGGGGAGGGTGCTCGGTTCATCGAACGGGGTTGCCATCGCTCCACCCTACGGACTGGCGGCTCGTGGAGGCCTCGGGAGTGCCGCGGCCGGTGGTTCTTCCCATCACGCTCGCTGTGGGAAGCAGTTCCGCGCGTCGGGGGCCAGAACTTCCGGCCCACCACGCGCGGAACGACCTCCCACGCGCGGAACGACCTCTCACGCGCAGAACAGCACCCGCCCCACCCGCCGTCACCCGCTCCCGAGCCGCGCCGGGGAAGCCGCGTCAGCGCGTCGCGGCGTCGATCAGGGTCTCGGCGGCGCGGCGGGCGTGGGCCGCGGGCTCGGTGGTGCCGGCGATGGCCGCCGTGGTCTGGGCGCCCTCGGCGAGCAGTGCGAGCTGTGCGGCGAGCTCGGACGCGCGGGCGGCGTCGGGGACCACGTCGGCGGTCAGCCCGGCGACGAACTGCTGGAACGAGTCCTTGTGCTCGCGGGCGATCTCGGCGATGGCGGGCGAGGTGGCCCCGAGCTCGCCGAAGGCGTTGATGAAGCCGCAGCCGCGGAAGGTGTCGTCGCCGAACCACGACTCCAGGAAGTCGTACATCGCCAGGAGCTTGTCCCGAGGACCCGTCGCGGAGTCGACCGCTCCGTGCACGCCGCGCTCCCAGAGCTCGTGCCGGCCGGAGAGCACCGCGGTGATGAGCTGCTCCTTGCCGGGGAACGCCGCGTACAGCTTCTTCAGCGAGACGCCGGCGTTCGTGCGGATCTCGTCCATGCCCACGGCCTGGATCCCACGCGCGTAGAAGAGCCGGTCGGCGACGTCGACGATGTGCGCGCGGACGTCCGGTCCGATGATGGTGGCCACGTGGGTACCCCGTTCCTGCGAGTTCACCGGTTCCGAGTTGCGCTGGGAACCAACGTTCTCTACTGTAGACCTCGTGGCTGGAGAACGCTCGTTCTCCGTCGTGGACGCCGAGCCCTGATTCCTCGACGTCGTTCGTGGCCCGGGTGGGCAGAGCATGCTCGGCTCGCCCGGTCCCGGCATCCTGGCGGCGCATGCCGTCCAGGGCCCGGCGTCCGTCAGCGACGGAACCCGGTAGAGCCCGACGGCCGCCGTCGCCGCCCGAGCCCCGATGTTCGACGTGCACGAGCGCCGTCCCCGGATCCGGGACCCGCGCCGCGGCGTCAGTCCTCTTCGGCCGCGTCGTCCGGGTTCGTCACCTGGGCGTGCCCGGCGTCGTCGAGGTGGATCGAGGTGCCGTCGTCGAGCTCGACGATCGGCTTGCCCTCGAGGAACGTCAGCGTCCAGCCCCACGCCCCCGTGTCGACCGACTCCGCGGCGAGCTCGTCCTCGACCCCGCGCACGGCGACGACCATCGCCTCGGGGAGTCGCGACGGTGGCATCCCACCGACGTTCCATCGTGTGCCCAACTGCATCCGTGCCTCCAGTCCGTCGTCCTGTGCGCAGGAACGGTCGGGTCCGCATGACGGACCCGACCATTCCTGCTCACGAAGCGTGGATCGCGAACGCGCGAGCGCGCGTCCGCCCCGCCGACGTTACGCCTGCTGCTCCGCGAGCTCGATCTCGGTGACCGCGAGCTCGGGGCCGTCGACGAACGACAGGTTCTCGATGCGTCCGACCGCCGCCAGGTCGACCGCCGCGCGCTCGATGAGCGCCCGCTCCTCGGCCGGCGCCGCGACCACGGCGCGCGTCACGGGTGTCTTCTGGGACGCCTTCGCCGCCGTCTTCGCGCCGCGGATCCCGATGAGCGCCTGCCCGACGGCGGCGAGCAGCCCCGTCGGCTCGGCCTGGGTGGGCAGCTCGGCCGTGGTCGGCCAGGAGGCCCGGTGCACGCTGGTCTCGTGGGTCCAGGCCCACACTTCCTCGGTCGCGTACGGCAGGAAGGGCGCGAGCAGGCGGAGCAGCACGTCGATGGCACCGCGCAGTGCGAGCACGGCGCTCGCCTGCGTCTCGTGCGTCGCGTCGGCGGCGGTGCCGTAGGCGCGCTCCTTCACGAGTTCGAGGTAGTCGTCGCAGAAGGTCCAGAAGAAGCGCTCGGTGACCTCGAGGGCGCGGGCGTGGTCGAAGCCCTCGAACGCCGCGGTTGCCTGCTCGACGACCGTGCCGAGCTCGGCGAGCATGTCGACGTCGAGCGCTTCGGTGACGCTGGTCGCGCCGGACGGCAGCTCGAAGCCGTAGACGAACTTCGCCGCGTTGAGCACCTTGATCGCCAGGCGGCGGCCGACCTTGATCTGCTTCGGGTTCTGCGGGTCGAAGGCCGCGTCGGTGCCGAGCTTCGACGAGGCGGCCCAGTAGCGGACCGCGTCGGCGCCGTGCTGCTCGAGGAT includes:
- a CDS encoding M3 family metallopeptidase — its product is MATPFDEPSTLPYALPPFGDVRLEHFQPAFDAGMAEQRAEVEAIATDPHPPTIENTLVALERSGQLLARVSHVFFTLSSADSTPELHDLEAEVSPLLAAHRDAITLDSRLYARVQEVLDGAEAAGLTGEALRLVQRTHAEMTLAGAGLDEVGKERLTAINQELSTLTTTFERNLLEDTNDSAVHVTDEQELDGLDDGAKSAAAGAAADRGLDGWLITLPLYTGHPWLASLADRGLRERIMRASLARGRRGNAHDNREVLLRIVRLRAERAELLGFPNHAAVVTADETAGTPEAVDGLLSSLVDAAARNADDERAVRSKTVGFEIESWDWSYATEILRGEQFAADSSALRPYFEADRVLHDGVFHAAGALYGLSFAERPDLRGYNDEVRVFEVTGDGGEPVGLYLLDLYTRDGKRGGAWMNPVVEQSELLGTLPVVVNNLNVAKPAAGSPTLLIQDEVETLFHEFGHALHGLLARTTYPRFSGTNVERDFVEFPSQVNEMWVSWPSVLANYAKHHETGAPLPPELVLGLSESEGFNEGFGTTEYLAAALLDQAWHRLSAAEAAAVTDVEAFERQALADAGIAVAAVPPRYSSTYFAHTFSGGYDAGYYGYIWSEVLDADTVEWFRDNGGLDREAGRRFAERLLGVGGAKDPLEAYRDFRGRDAEVGPLLRRRGLE
- a CDS encoding TetR/AcrR family transcriptional regulator, with translation MIGPDVRAHIVDVADRLFYARGIQAVGMDEIRTNAGVSLKKLYAAFPGKEQLITAVLSGRHELWERGVHGAVDSATGPRDKLLAMYDFLESWFGDDTFRGCGFINAFGELGATSPAIAEIAREHKDSFQQFVAGLTADVVPDAARASELAAQLALLAEGAQTTAAIAGTTEPAAHARRAAETLIDAATR